A genome region from Archaeoglobus fulgidus DSM 4304 includes the following:
- a CDS encoding tRNA pseudouridine(54/55) synthase Pus10, producing MNLCRECYGIIGEGVVAEKCEACCNAFDRVEEFAEEIVKKMSEYEFETFNVGSRVWGSLKALQEYLSLKGIEYEIKQRFNTKLARAIEEKTGSKRTLNPDITVLFDLETFTFELQIRPVFIYGRYLKRVRNISQTRWLCGYCNGEGCEVCNFTGKKYVSSVEELIAMPAVRLFKARDAKLHGAGREDVDARMLGTGRPFVLEVIEPRKRFVDLKELEEAINSQKWVAVRDLEYTDAEKVREVKTERHRKTYRAKVVFEEKVERERLIEALESLKGEIRQRTPMRVSHRRADRVRVRRLYDARLIHHTGRVAVVEFEAEAGLYIKELVSGDNGRTRPSLAEKVGVNARVDRLDVIAVS from the coding sequence GTGAACCTCTGCAGGGAGTGCTATGGCATCATCGGCGAAGGTGTGGTTGCAGAGAAATGCGAGGCGTGCTGCAACGCCTTCGACAGAGTTGAGGAGTTTGCCGAGGAGATTGTGAAAAAGATGTCAGAGTACGAATTCGAGACATTCAACGTTGGGAGCAGGGTTTGGGGCAGTTTGAAAGCCCTGCAAGAATATCTGTCGCTGAAGGGGATTGAGTACGAGATAAAGCAGAGGTTCAACACAAAGCTTGCCAGAGCCATCGAAGAGAAAACTGGAAGTAAAAGAACCCTTAATCCAGACATAACCGTTCTGTTCGACCTCGAAACCTTCACCTTTGAGCTTCAGATAAGGCCCGTTTTCATCTACGGAAGATACCTGAAGAGGGTCAGGAACATCTCGCAGACGAGGTGGCTGTGCGGGTATTGCAATGGAGAAGGCTGTGAAGTATGCAACTTCACCGGGAAGAAGTACGTTTCATCGGTTGAGGAGCTAATTGCCATGCCCGCTGTCAGGCTTTTCAAAGCGAGAGATGCAAAGCTCCACGGTGCTGGAAGGGAGGACGTTGATGCGAGAATGCTTGGAACTGGCAGACCCTTTGTGCTTGAGGTAATCGAGCCAAGAAAGAGGTTTGTTGACCTGAAGGAGCTTGAAGAGGCTATAAATTCCCAGAAGTGGGTTGCTGTTAGGGATCTTGAGTACACAGATGCTGAGAAGGTCAGAGAGGTGAAAACGGAGAGGCACAGAAAGACCTACAGGGCGAAGGTCGTTTTTGAGGAGAAGGTTGAGAGGGAAAGGCTAATTGAGGCCCTTGAAAGCCTTAAGGGAGAGATAAGGCAGAGAACTCCCATGAGAGTTTCGCACAGAAGGGCGGACAGGGTTAGGGTGAGAAGGCTTTACGATGCAAGGTTGATTCACCACACCGGCAGGGTTGCGGTGGTGGAGTTTGAGGCCGAGGCGGGGCTCTACATCAAGGAGCTTGTCAGCGGGGATAACGGAAGAACAAGGCCGAGTCTGGCAGAAAAAGTTGGAGTAAATGCGAGAGTTGACAGGTTGGATGTGATAGCTGTCAGCTGA
- a CDS encoding DUF362 domain-containing protein: MKDVFYTSTRAEVTDPAKWYQPDLSAVRKLEKLIDESGVLDVVSKGDVVAVKTHFGDRGTTRTLRSVFIRTVVEKVIEAGGRPFVTETTGLGMLRPRCTAVGRINIAEENGYTHQTLKAPIIIADGLLGFDYVEVPVEGKHLNSVKVAKAIAECDAVICCTHFKLHMQAGVGGSIKNVGVGCVAKPSKFDIHMSDYPQIDEEKCTKCDECVKICPSNAIEDYQINREKCVKCLGCSEACDYGAVKTFWVFGRDVSERIVECTKGVFKVQKNFAYLNFLMDITPHCDCHPYSDLPVVPDLGIMASKDILAIDRASVDLYRQAENLSGALLKDKKFWDWTDVEGMLNYAEKLELGTQNYRLIEIS; this comes from the coding sequence ATGAAGGATGTTTTTTACACAAGCACAAGGGCGGAGGTTACAGATCCAGCTAAATGGTATCAGCCCGATTTGAGTGCTGTTAGAAAGCTGGAAAAGCTGATAGATGAGAGCGGTGTTCTTGATGTGGTTTCAAAGGGGGATGTTGTAGCGGTAAAAACGCATTTTGGCGATAGGGGCACAACAAGAACTCTGAGGAGCGTCTTCATAAGGACAGTTGTTGAGAAGGTTATCGAGGCTGGTGGAAGGCCTTTTGTGACGGAAACTACCGGTCTGGGGATGCTGAGGCCAAGATGCACTGCGGTGGGGAGAATAAACATTGCTGAAGAAAACGGATACACCCACCAAACCCTGAAGGCCCCGATAATCATCGCCGACGGATTGCTGGGCTTCGACTACGTTGAGGTGCCGGTAGAGGGGAAACACCTTAACTCGGTGAAGGTGGCTAAGGCCATTGCTGAATGCGATGCGGTCATCTGCTGCACCCACTTCAAGCTGCACATGCAGGCTGGGGTTGGGGGGAGCATAAAGAACGTGGGGGTTGGCTGCGTTGCAAAGCCCTCCAAATTCGACATCCACATGTCCGACTACCCGCAGATTGATGAAGAGAAGTGCACGAAGTGCGATGAGTGCGTGAAAATCTGTCCAAGCAATGCGATAGAGGACTACCAGATTAACAGGGAGAAGTGCGTCAAGTGCCTCGGCTGCTCGGAGGCCTGTGATTATGGGGCTGTTAAAACCTTCTGGGTTTTTGGCAGAGATGTGTCGGAGAGAATAGTGGAGTGCACGAAGGGTGTTTTTAAGGTGCAGAAGAACTTCGCCTACCTGAACTTCCTGATGGACATCACCCCCCACTGCGACTGCCACCCCTACAGCGACCTGCCAGTTGTGCCTGACCTGGGCATAATGGCCTCAAAGGATATTCTCGCAATAGACAGGGCAAGCGTGGACTTGTACAGGCAGGCTGAGAATCTAAGCGGAGCATTGCTGAAAGACAAGAAGTTCTGGGACTGGACGGACGTTGAGGGGATGCTTAACTATGCCGAAAAGCTTGAACTGGGAACGCAAAACTACAGGCTGATTGAAATCAGCTGA
- a CDS encoding DUF7090 family protein — MTHVLINGPPGTGKCKILEDVSKEFDNVVWVTTLSSAYFVRKRIGREDVWIIDTYTWGKKNSEDSRDIIVSNPLNLNEVSLAINKVLDGLDGSYLLIMNSISGLLIYHTYQRILHFLRALLVRVEKEKSNSIFTLVKDAHEKSVEVSISMFFPNIVETKEDGKVRIIKSSVPLDKSDFDSNEAKEIIKRMLKESL, encoded by the coding sequence ATGACACACGTACTGATTAATGGCCCCCCTGGAACGGGCAAGTGCAAGATCCTCGAGGATGTTTCGAAGGAATTCGACAATGTAGTTTGGGTTACCACTCTCTCCAGCGCATATTTTGTCAGAAAAAGAATTGGAAGAGAAGATGTGTGGATTATCGACACCTACACGTGGGGGAAGAAGAACTCAGAAGACAGCAGAGACATAATCGTTTCCAACCCCCTGAACCTCAACGAGGTGAGCCTGGCCATAAACAAAGTGCTTGACGGTCTTGATGGCAGCTACCTTCTGATAATGAACTCAATCTCGGGGTTGCTCATCTACCACACATATCAGAGAATCCTCCACTTCTTAAGGGCTTTACTTGTGAGAGTTGAAAAGGAGAAATCAAACAGCATTTTCACCTTAGTCAAGGATGCCCACGAGAAGAGTGTGGAAGTTTCAATTTCCATGTTCTTTCCCAATATTGTGGAAACTAAAGAGGATGGAAAGGTCAGAATTATAAAGTCCTCGGTCCCCCTTGACAAAAGCGATTTTGATTCCAATGAGGCGAAAGAGATAATTAAGAGGATGCTGAAAGAGAGTTTATGA